The Lactobacillus sp. CBA3605 genome contains a region encoding:
- a CDS encoding 1-acyl-sn-glycerol-3-phosphate acyltransferase, translating to MFYSFMRGLVRGLVAIINGNTHYQGRENLPQGAYILVGPHRSWFDPLLYALAGSPMQFSFMAKEELFKNPILRTILTKANAFPVNRQHPGPSAIKTPVKFLRSGQLSLIMFPSGTRHSQELKGGATVIAKMAGVPLIPTVYQGPLTFGRLFSRRRITVRFGKPIYVDRKLKLDEAGQKQIETQMLTAFDDLDKKINPNFHYIDPAEKKHAN from the coding sequence ATGTTTTATTCATTTATGCGGGGACTGGTACGGGGGTTAGTTGCCATCATTAATGGCAATACCCACTACCAAGGTCGCGAAAACTTACCGCAAGGTGCCTATATTCTAGTTGGGCCCCACCGCTCATGGTTTGACCCGTTGTTATATGCACTAGCGGGTAGCCCCATGCAATTTAGCTTCATGGCTAAAGAAGAACTTTTTAAAAATCCGATTTTACGCACAATTTTAACTAAGGCCAATGCGTTTCCTGTCAATCGCCAACATCCAGGACCATCAGCGATTAAAACCCCGGTCAAATTTCTACGTAGTGGTCAACTATCGTTAATCATGTTTCCTTCTGGGACTCGGCATTCTCAGGAACTCAAAGGTGGCGCAACCGTCATTGCTAAAATGGCTGGTGTCCCCCTCATTCCCACGGTCTATCAAGGACCATTAACTTTCGGACGTTTGTTTAGTCGGCGTCGCATCACGGTCCGCTTTGGCAAGCCCATCTATGTTGATCGTAAGTTAAAGCTTGATGAAGCTGGTCAGAAGCAAATCGAAACTCAAATGCTTACCGCTTTTGATGACCTCGATAAAAAAATTAATCCAAATTTTCATTACATCGATCCAGCCGAAAAAAAACACGCCAACTAA
- the rpsB gene encoding 30S ribosomal protein S2, translating to MAVISMKQLLEAGVHFGHQTRRWNPKMKPYIFTERNGIYIIDLQKTVKMIDSAYNFVKDTAADDGVILFVGTKKQAQDSIEEEATRAGQYYVNHRWLGGTLTNWNTIQTRIKRLKDLKKMEEDGTFDRLPKKEVSLLMKQRAKLEKFLGGIEDMPRIPDAIFIVDPRKEQIAVKEAQKLNIPIVAMVDTNTDPDDIDVIIPSNDDAIRAVRLITSKVADAIIEGRQGEDEDVTEASFKGDKDAKKSVDSLEDIVEAVEGDNTKSDNK from the coding sequence ATGGCTGTTATTTCTATGAAACAATTGCTTGAAGCCGGTGTCCATTTCGGTCACCAAACTCGTCGTTGGAACCCAAAGATGAAACCATACATCTTTACGGAACGTAACGGAATCTACATCATTGACTTACAAAAGACGGTTAAGATGATTGATTCAGCTTACAACTTCGTTAAAGATACCGCTGCTGATGATGGCGTTATTTTGTTTGTTGGGACTAAGAAGCAAGCCCAAGATTCAATCGAAGAAGAAGCTACCCGTGCTGGTCAATACTACGTTAACCATCGTTGGTTAGGTGGGACTTTGACTAACTGGAATACCATCCAAACTCGAATCAAGCGCCTTAAAGATTTGAAGAAGATGGAAGAAGACGGGACTTTTGATCGTTTGCCTAAGAAGGAAGTTTCATTATTGATGAAACAACGGGCAAAGCTTGAGAAGTTCTTGGGCGGTATCGAAGATATGCCTCGGATTCCAGATGCTATCTTTATTGTTGATCCTCGTAAGGAACAAATTGCGGTTAAGGAAGCTCAAAAGTTAAACATTCCAATCGTAGCGATGGTTGATACTAATACTGATCCTGACGATATTGATGTTATCATCCCATCAAATGACGACGCTATTCGTGCTGTTCGTTTGATTACTTCTAAAGTGGCTGATGCCATTATTGAAGGTCGTCAAGGTGAAGACGAAGACGTTACTGAAGCCTCTTTCAAGGGCGACAAGGATGCTAAAAAGTCAGTTGACTCTTTAGAAGACATCGTTGAAGCTGTTGAAGGTGACAACACTAAGTCTGACAATAAATAA
- a CDS encoding DUF896 domain-containing protein: MISKELLARINELAHKAKAEGLTELEAAERQELREKYLKEFRAGFRQQVEMLQVYDKDGQEVTPEKVRQVQRDRGLRDD, translated from the coding sequence TTGATTTCAAAAGAGCTACTTGCCCGGATTAATGAATTGGCACACAAAGCCAAGGCAGAAGGGTTAACTGAGCTGGAAGCGGCTGAACGCCAAGAATTACGTGAAAAATATTTAAAAGAATTTCGGGCCGGATTCCGGCAACAAGTTGAAATGTTACAAGTTTATGATAAAGATGGTCAAGAAGTGACTCCTGAAAAGGTTCGCCAGGTTCAACGTGATCGGGGCTTACGCGACGATTAA
- a CDS encoding DNA alkylation repair protein has translation MPDLFLPVQPANQAAMAGYMRHQFKFLGVRASERRQLTQPYLKASQTLTSTELQDWLVFYYEQPFREYHYVAIDLALANVRRLTPSQYEWCRQQVTHNAWWDSVDSWRKLLATYIEQQQALPELGPAYIQASDFWLRRVGIILQLGRRQMTDQAYLTTAILTNRTDDEFFIQKAIGWALRDYSKTNPAWVTQFIAAHALSPLVIREGSKYLPK, from the coding sequence ATGCCAGATTTATTTTTACCGGTTCAACCGGCGAATCAAGCAGCGATGGCGGGCTATATGCGACATCAATTCAAATTTTTAGGTGTGCGAGCGAGTGAACGACGGCAATTAACGCAGCCATATCTTAAAGCTAGTCAAACATTGACATCAACTGAGCTACAGGATTGGCTAGTATTTTATTATGAGCAACCTTTTCGAGAGTATCACTATGTTGCGATTGATTTGGCTTTAGCAAATGTACGTCGCTTAACACCAAGTCAGTATGAGTGGTGTAGGCAACAGGTGACACACAATGCCTGGTGGGATAGCGTTGATAGCTGGCGTAAGTTGTTGGCGACTTACATTGAGCAACAGCAGGCATTGCCAGAATTGGGGCCAGCATATATACAAGCATCAGATTTTTGGCTTCGGCGGGTAGGTATTATCCTACAATTGGGACGCCGTCAAATGACCGATCAGGCCTATTTGACGACGGCGATTCTAACTAATCGAACTGATGATGAATTTTTTATTCAAAAAGCGATTGGTTGGGCATTGCGAGATTATAGCAAAACCAATCCGGCTTGGGTGACGCAATTTATTGCGGCACACGCATTATCACCACTAGTGATACGTGAAGGCAGTAAATATTTACCCAAATAA
- a CDS encoding TMEM175 family protein: protein MTKNRLEAFFDAVIAIVITILVLELKLPAQHSWHGIAQMGPAFLAYLISFILLANIWVNHHRLFQAVKKIDNRVLWASMNMLLWISLVPATTAWFGTNLFSVPAAFLYSIVIALFNISFIILTATLVRANAENTILIRAAADNRKINRWSLVNNVINLVILWFWPPFALISTIINSLMWVKLHGKA, encoded by the coding sequence ATGACAAAGAATCGTTTAGAGGCATTTTTCGACGCTGTGATTGCTATTGTAATCACGATTTTAGTATTAGAACTTAAATTACCAGCGCAACATAGTTGGCATGGCATCGCCCAAATGGGGCCGGCTTTTTTAGCGTATTTGATTAGTTTTATTTTGCTAGCTAATATTTGGGTCAATCATCATCGATTATTTCAAGCCGTTAAAAAAATTGATAATCGGGTTTTGTGGGCTAGTATGAATATGTTGTTGTGGATTTCGTTAGTACCAGCAACCACGGCTTGGTTTGGGACGAATCTATTTTCGGTGCCAGCAGCATTCCTGTATTCAATTGTGATTGCGCTATTTAATATCTCATTTATCATTTTAACGGCAACCTTGGTGCGAGCTAATGCAGAAAATACCATATTAATACGTGCGGCGGCTGATAATCGTAAAATTAACCGTTGGTCGTTAGTGAATAATGTGATTAATTTGGTGATTTTATGGTTTTGGCCGCCATTTGCCTTGATTTCAACGATTATTAATTCGCTAATGTGGGTTAAACTCCATGGTAAAGCGTAA
- a CDS encoding YneF family protein, whose translation MTVSTGIWILIVLVGVLVGITGGFFGARHYMQNYLKQNPPISEEMLRSMMMQMGQRPSEKKLHQMLNSMKASAKNDSK comes from the coding sequence ATGACTGTGTCTACTGGTATTTGGATCTTAATCGTGCTTGTTGGTGTTTTAGTTGGGATTACTGGTGGTTTCTTTGGTGCGCGGCACTACATGCAAAACTACTTAAAACAAAATCCACCAATTAGTGAAGAAATGTTGCGCAGCATGATGATGCAAATGGGTCAACGCCCATCCGAAAAGAAATTGCATCAAATGCTTAACTCAATGAAGGCTTCGGCTAAAAATGACAGCAAATAA
- a CDS encoding GIY-YIG nuclease family protein: MATKVYYFYVLLCADQTLYGGFTDDLERRLATHNAGKGAKYTRAKTRRPLKMIYHECFADKSSALKAEYAFKHQPRMAKLRYLAAHGVEI, from the coding sequence ATGGCAACTAAAGTTTACTATTTTTATGTATTGTTGTGTGCAGATCAAACGTTGTACGGGGGCTTTACTGATGATTTGGAGCGCCGGTTAGCGACGCATAATGCAGGCAAAGGGGCTAAATACACCCGGGCCAAAACACGCCGTCCGTTAAAAATGATCTATCACGAGTGTTTTGCAGATAAGTCGTCAGCTTTAAAGGCTGAATATGCGTTTAAACATCAACCTAGAATGGCTAAGTTACGGTATTTAGCAGCACATGGTGTGGAAATTTAA
- the tsf gene encoding translation elongation factor Ts codes for MAKISAAQVKELRDKTGVGMMDAKKALVETEGDMQKAVDVLREKGVAKAEKKSGRVAAEGMAVVAIHDDHAAIVEVNSETDFVASSDQFKDLVDIVADQIALEAPASVEDALTLKTTKGTINDAIIETSQVTGEKISLRRFKVIEKSADQNFGAYLHNGGQIGVLVVLDGADAETAKDVAMHVAAINPEYVSRAEVPSETLAHEKEVLVKEAQNEGKPEKIIEKMVEGRLNKWLSEISLDDQEFVKDSDQTVAHYVESKGGKVNTFVRFEVGEGIEKQTGSFVDEVMSQIKD; via the coding sequence ATGGCAAAGATTTCAGCAGCACAAGTTAAAGAACTCCGTGACAAAACGGGTGTTGGTATGATGGATGCTAAAAAGGCATTAGTTGAAACTGAAGGCGACATGCAAAAGGCCGTTGATGTTTTACGTGAAAAGGGCGTTGCTAAGGCTGAAAAGAAGAGTGGCCGTGTTGCCGCTGAAGGAATGGCTGTTGTTGCGATTCATGATGACCACGCTGCCATCGTGGAAGTTAACTCAGAAACTGACTTTGTTGCCTCAAGCGACCAATTCAAAGACTTAGTTGATATCGTTGCTGACCAAATTGCTTTAGAAGCACCCGCATCTGTTGAAGACGCTTTGACTCTAAAGACAACTAAGGGCACGATCAATGATGCAATCATCGAAACGAGTCAAGTAACTGGTGAAAAGATCAGCTTACGTCGTTTCAAAGTGATCGAAAAGAGTGCAGACCAAAACTTTGGCGCTTACTTGCATAATGGCGGCCAAATTGGGGTTCTAGTAGTCTTAGATGGTGCTGATGCTGAGACCGCTAAGGATGTTGCAATGCACGTTGCTGCTATTAACCCAGAATACGTTTCTCGGGCTGAAGTTCCTAGCGAAACCTTAGCACACGAAAAAGAAGTTTTGGTTAAAGAAGCCCAAAATGAAGGTAAACCTGAAAAAATCATCGAAAAGATGGTTGAAGGTCGTTTGAACAAATGGCTTTCAGAAATCAGCTTAGATGATCAAGAATTTGTTAAGGATTCTGACCAAACAGTTGCCCACTACGTTGAATCAAAGGGTGGCAAGGTTAATACCTTTGTTCGCTTTGAAGTCGGCGAAGGCATCGAAAAACAAACTGGTAGCTTCGTTGATGAAGTTATGAGTCAAATCAAAGACTAA
- a CDS encoding sugar O-acetyltransferase, whose protein sequence is MKSELEKLKAGDWYDFSDPEVAARKARAAKLCQEFNVISATEPAKQVQKIQAILGSYGARLSVQAPFNCDYGKNIRVGHDFLSNYNLTVLDMAPVTIGNNVMIGPNVGIYTVNHPLTAAGRRQYLAQASPITIGNDVWMGGSVTILPGVTIGNNVVLAAGAVVTKDVPDNVIVAGVPAKVIKSLEA, encoded by the coding sequence ATGAAAAGTGAACTTGAGAAACTTAAAGCAGGAGATTGGTATGATTTTTCTGATCCAGAAGTTGCGGCACGTAAGGCCAGAGCTGCTAAGTTATGTCAGGAATTTAATGTGATCTCTGCAACGGAACCGGCTAAACAAGTGCAAAAGATACAGGCTATTTTAGGTTCCTATGGTGCTCGTTTGTCGGTGCAAGCGCCATTTAATTGTGATTATGGAAAAAATATTCGAGTAGGACATGATTTTTTAAGCAATTATAATCTAACGGTTTTGGATATGGCTCCAGTTACGATTGGCAATAATGTCATGATTGGTCCTAACGTTGGCATATATACAGTTAATCATCCGTTAACGGCGGCTGGTCGTCGACAATATCTAGCACAAGCTAGTCCAATTACGATTGGTAATGATGTCTGGATGGGTGGTAGCGTGACAATTCTGCCAGGAGTGACAATTGGTAACAATGTGGTACTTGCTGCGGGGGCTGTCGTAACTAAGGATGTGCCAGATAATGTTATTGTTGCCGGTGTGCCAGCTAAGGTAATAAAATCCCTAGAAGCTTAA
- a CDS encoding D-2-hydroxyacid dehydrogenase, with protein sequence MKIIAYAVRDDERPFFKTWMEEHPDVEVKLVPDLLDEKTAELAKGFDGADVYQQKDYTAAVLTKLADEGVKNISLRNVGVDNVDVPTVKERGLNISNVPAYSPSAIAELSVTQLMQLLRQTPKFNKKLANQDFRWAPNISKELNTLTVGVIGTGRIGRAAIDIFKGFGAKVIGYDVYRNAELDKEGMYVDTLDELYAQADVITLHVPALKDNYHMLNADAFGKMKDGAYILNFARGTLIDSEDLIKALDSGKVAGAALDTYEYETKIFNKDLEGQTIDDKVFMNLFNRDNVLITPHTAFYTETAVHNMVHISMDNNKQFIETGKADTQVKFD encoded by the coding sequence ATGAAAATTATTGCATATGCTGTACGTGATGACGAACGTCCATTCTTTAAGACTTGGATGGAAGAACATCCCGATGTTGAAGTTAAGTTAGTCCCAGACTTACTTGACGAAAAGACTGCCGAATTGGCTAAGGGCTTTGATGGTGCCGATGTATACCAACAAAAGGATTACACCGCTGCTGTTTTAACTAAGTTAGCTGACGAAGGCGTTAAGAACATCTCACTTCGTAACGTTGGGGTTGACAATGTCGACGTCCCAACTGTTAAGGAACGTGGCTTAAACATCTCTAACGTACCTGCATATTCACCAAGTGCCATTGCTGAATTATCAGTTACCCAATTGATGCAATTACTACGTCAAACCCCTAAGTTCAACAAGAAGTTAGCTAACCAAGACTTCCGTTGGGCACCAAACATCAGCAAGGAATTAAACACCTTGACTGTTGGGGTTATCGGTACTGGCCGGATTGGTCGCGCCGCAATTGACATCTTCAAAGGCTTCGGTGCCAAGGTTATCGGTTACGATGTTTATCGTAATGCTGAACTTGACAAAGAAGGGATGTACGTTGACACTTTGGACGAATTATACGCCCAAGCTGACGTTATTACGTTACATGTTCCAGCTTTGAAGGATAACTATCACATGTTAAATGCTGATGCCTTCGGCAAGATGAAAGATGGTGCTTACATCTTGAACTTTGCTCGTGGGACCCTTATCGATTCAGAAGATTTGATCAAGGCTTTAGATAGTGGCAAAGTTGCCGGTGCTGCTCTTGACACTTATGAATATGAAACTAAGATCTTTAACAAAGACCTTGAAGGTCAAACGATTGATGACAAGGTCTTCATGAACTTGTTCAACCGCGACAACGTTTTGATTACACCACATACAGCTTTCTATACTGAAACTGCTGTTCATAACATGGTGCATATCTCAATGGATAACAACAAACAATTCATCGAAACTGGTAAAGCTGATACGCAAGTTAAGTTTGACTAA
- a CDS encoding tRNA1(Val) (adenine(37)-N6)-methyltransferase — protein sequence MTTVPLRADERIDQLYSKDIQIIQSSQVFSFSLDAVLLGAFAQVPRSAKTLTVDLCAGNGAVGLFVSQQTNGAIVEVELQPRLADMAQRSIELNQLTDRMTVLNQDLLTVTTKIAKDSVDVVLCNPPYFKDQPQSQKNPNPHLAIARHEISANLDQILMVTSGLLKMTGKAYFVHRPDRLDELFQAMAQHRLAPKRIRFVHPKADREANMVLVEMIKDGRSNGVRILPPVVVYQADGTYGDEVRQLLYGN from the coding sequence ATGACGACGGTCCCATTACGCGCTGATGAGCGCATTGATCAATTATATAGTAAAGATATTCAAATTATTCAAAGTTCACAAGTGTTTTCTTTTTCATTAGATGCGGTTTTACTGGGGGCTTTTGCGCAAGTACCGCGTAGTGCTAAAACGCTGACAGTTGATTTGTGCGCTGGCAATGGTGCGGTGGGCTTATTTGTGAGTCAACAAACTAACGGTGCAATCGTTGAAGTTGAATTGCAACCCCGACTTGCGGATATGGCACAGCGGAGTATTGAACTGAACCAACTCACTGATCGCATGACAGTGTTGAATCAGGATTTATTGACAGTGACGACAAAAATCGCCAAAGATTCAGTTGATGTGGTATTATGCAATCCACCGTACTTTAAAGATCAGCCTCAAAGTCAAAAGAATCCCAATCCACATTTAGCAATTGCCCGCCATGAAATTTCAGCTAATTTGGATCAAATTTTAATGGTGACTAGTGGCTTACTTAAAATGACGGGCAAAGCGTATTTTGTACATCGGCCAGATCGGCTAGATGAGTTATTCCAAGCAATGGCGCAGCATCGATTAGCACCGAAACGAATTCGTTTTGTACATCCTAAGGCTGATCGTGAAGCTAATATGGTGTTAGTTGAAATGATTAAGGATGGCCGTTCAAATGGCGTTCGAATCTTGCCACCAGTAGTTGTTTACCAAGCAGACGGGACGTATGGAGACGAGGTGCGGCAGTTACTTTATGGCAACTAA
- a CDS encoding ABC transporter ATP-binding protein, with translation MTNKPTAVEMTHVNKHYRERVLFDDLNLSINAYELTTIFGKSGAGKSTILNMIGLLESVDAGQLKLFGQVAPSSRSTAALRLRRTKISYLFQNFGLIDDGTVSQNLDIGLAYVKANRAEKRKLKVQALQDVQLNCHLKTKIYTLSGGEQQRVAVARLLLKPADLILADEPTGALDSENREILGQLLVKLREQGKTVVVVSHDHYFEQISDRIIDLAAF, from the coding sequence ATGACAAATAAACCAACCGCAGTTGAAATGACGCACGTTAATAAGCATTATCGAGAGCGGGTTCTCTTCGACGACTTGAACTTGTCAATTAATGCCTATGAATTGACAACTATTTTTGGTAAAAGTGGTGCCGGTAAGTCAACGATTTTGAATATGATTGGTCTGTTGGAGTCAGTGGATGCTGGACAATTGAAGTTGTTTGGTCAAGTAGCGCCTAGCAGCCGGTCAACAGCCGCATTACGATTACGTCGAACTAAAATCAGTTACCTTTTCCAGAATTTTGGCTTGATTGATGATGGCACAGTTAGTCAAAACTTGGATATTGGCCTAGCTTATGTCAAGGCGAATCGAGCGGAAAAACGAAAACTTAAGGTGCAGGCTTTGCAAGATGTTCAACTGAATTGTCACCTTAAAACCAAAATTTATACGCTCTCTGGTGGTGAACAACAACGAGTGGCCGTGGCACGGCTACTCTTGAAGCCAGCAGACTTAATTTTAGCTGATGAACCAACTGGTGCTTTAGATTCAGAGAATCGAGAGATTTTAGGCCAATTACTCGTAAAATTACGTGAACAAGGTAAGACAGTTGTGGTTGTTTCACACGATCATTATTTTGAACAAATTAGCGACCGAATTATTGATTTAGCAGCTTTCTGA
- a CDS encoding HAD family hydrolase yields MIKAIVFDIDDTLYDQKSPFGMALTKTLETLVTPTDLAQIFNRFRDFTDRTFNQVTTHDLTLEAWQTARLRHALATFTTEKIKTDKAIQFEIAYQQALKEIQFFPELAPALEKLSHCFQIGIIANGPANTQREKLHQLQIERYVHPDNIFISEELGIAKPDPSIFTTWAHQAGIKANQAAYVGDNIALDMTSAKHAGWQTFWFNHRLNLQAQPNVIPDQIIQSPAELAELLLALAQAATV; encoded by the coding sequence ATGATCAAAGCCATTGTTTTTGACATAGACGATACGCTCTATGATCAGAAATCGCCATTTGGTATGGCTCTCACCAAGACCCTCGAAACACTGGTGACGCCCACTGACCTGGCACAAATTTTTAACCGTTTTCGCGACTTTACTGATCGAACCTTTAATCAAGTCACGACTCATGATTTAACCCTGGAAGCTTGGCAAACGGCCCGTTTACGGCATGCGCTGGCTACCTTCACAACGGAAAAAATCAAAACTGACAAGGCTATCCAATTTGAAATAGCTTATCAACAAGCACTCAAGGAAATTCAATTTTTCCCGGAATTAGCACCAGCGCTTGAAAAACTAAGTCACTGTTTTCAAATTGGTATCATTGCTAATGGTCCGGCCAACACACAACGGGAAAAGTTACACCAATTACAAATTGAACGTTATGTTCATCCAGATAATATTTTTATTTCAGAAGAGCTCGGTATTGCTAAACCAGACCCTTCAATTTTCACAACTTGGGCCCACCAAGCAGGTATTAAAGCTAACCAAGCGGCCTACGTCGGTGACAACATCGCTTTAGATATGACCAGCGCTAAACACGCTGGTTGGCAGACATTCTGGTTTAACCATCGACTAAATCTACAAGCCCAGCCCAATGTTATTCCTGACCAAATCATTCAAAGTCCAGCTGAGCTCGCCGAGTTATTATTAGCGCTAGCACAAGCTGCGACAGTTTAA
- the lexA gene encoding transcriptional repressor LexA: protein MSKTSESKQMAVLRFIYERVNEKGYPPTVREIGEAVSLSSTSTVHGHISRLEKKGLIEKDPTKPRAIEVTAAGFEALGVETTPHQIPMLGTVAAGQPILAVQEATDYFPIPKDLETFGGDLFMLTIRGESMINIGILNGDQVIVRRQTAADNGDIIIAMTDENEATCKRFFKEADHYRLQPENDAMAPIILTNVAVLGKVVGLYRDMLYQ from the coding sequence ATGAGTAAAACATCAGAAAGCAAACAAATGGCCGTTCTACGTTTTATTTATGAACGCGTCAATGAAAAAGGTTATCCGCCAACTGTCCGCGAAATTGGCGAAGCCGTGTCACTATCTTCAACATCAACGGTCCATGGTCACATTTCTCGGTTGGAGAAAAAAGGGTTAATTGAAAAAGATCCCACAAAGCCACGTGCCATTGAAGTAACCGCAGCTGGTTTTGAAGCTTTAGGGGTCGAAACCACCCCCCATCAAATTCCAATGCTTGGCACAGTGGCCGCTGGACAACCAATCTTGGCGGTTCAGGAAGCGACTGACTATTTCCCAATTCCAAAAGATTTGGAAACTTTCGGTGGCGATTTATTCATGCTCACCATTCGTGGTGAAAGTATGATTAACATCGGCATCTTAAACGGTGACCAAGTCATCGTGCGCCGGCAAACAGCCGCCGACAATGGAGACATTATCATTGCAATGACCGACGAAAATGAAGCTACTTGCAAACGATTCTTTAAAGAAGCTGATCATTATCGGCTACAACCAGAAAATGATGCGATGGCACCAATTATTTTAACCAACGTTGCTGTCTTGGGTAAAGTAGTTGGATTATATCGCGACATGCTCTATCAATAA